In Nocardia asteroides, a single genomic region encodes these proteins:
- a CDS encoding TetR/AcrR family transcriptional regulator translates to MARQARAEITRDSVLAGAADVFLRLGYANASLSEIIAQSNVTKGALYFHFGSKEELARAVVDQGNERLISSCQGFFDSRVPALEACIGITYVVADLSMNDPMVGAMLKLTHQIGDYRGAQGDNIAKTWGETYRVLSERAIAQGDLEPDLDAEVIGLLLQEMTAGVHITAVGTESIDQMAVRMERAWYFLLPAIVPAEKLSYFREFAARRLRRYVP, encoded by the coding sequence ATGGCTAGGCAAGCGCGCGCGGAGATTACCCGCGATTCCGTTCTGGCAGGCGCTGCCGATGTCTTTCTGCGCTTGGGATATGCGAACGCGAGCCTGAGCGAGATCATCGCGCAGTCGAACGTCACCAAGGGCGCGCTGTACTTTCATTTCGGCTCCAAGGAAGAACTGGCCCGTGCCGTCGTCGATCAGGGCAACGAGCGGCTGATCAGTTCCTGCCAGGGGTTCTTCGATTCCCGCGTGCCCGCCCTGGAGGCGTGCATCGGCATCACCTACGTCGTCGCCGACCTATCGATGAACGATCCGATGGTCGGGGCCATGCTCAAGCTGACCCACCAGATCGGCGACTACCGCGGCGCCCAGGGCGACAACATCGCCAAGACCTGGGGCGAGACGTACCGCGTCCTCTCCGAGCGCGCCATCGCCCAGGGTGACCTGGAGCCCGATCTCGACGCCGAGGTGATCGGGCTGCTCCTCCAGGAGATGACGGCCGGCGTGCACATCACCGCCGTCGGCACCGAGTCGATCGACCAGATGGCGGTCCGCATGGAGCGCGCCTGGTACTTCCTGCTGCCCGCCATCGTGCCCGCGGAGAAGCTCTCCTACTTCCGCGAGTTCGCCGCCCGCAGGCTGCGGAGATATGTGCCGTAG
- a CDS encoding DUF2461 domain-containing protein, translated as MSGFSGFPLAGLDFYEDLEADNSKSFWTAHRDVYESAVREPMLALTALLEPEFGPAKLFRPYRDVRFSKDKTPYKTAQGAVVHTAPGVGWYVQVGAPGLFVGGGFYHGSPGQLAQLRSTVDDEVRGTELRTILAATAAAGFTIGGEKLKTKPKGFDADHPRIDLLRHKSITAGRQFGAPDWLETPRTADEIRTAWEDVRPLVEWLSAVVGGAGD; from the coding sequence ATGAGCGGTTTCTCGGGTTTCCCGCTGGCCGGCCTGGATTTCTACGAGGATCTCGAAGCGGACAATTCCAAATCGTTCTGGACGGCGCACCGGGACGTGTACGAGAGCGCCGTGCGCGAACCGATGCTCGCGCTGACCGCGCTGCTGGAGCCCGAGTTCGGCCCGGCGAAACTGTTCCGGCCGTACCGGGACGTGCGGTTCTCGAAGGACAAGACGCCGTACAAGACGGCGCAGGGCGCGGTGGTGCACACCGCGCCGGGCGTCGGCTGGTACGTGCAGGTCGGGGCGCCGGGGCTGTTCGTCGGCGGCGGTTTCTACCACGGCTCGCCCGGGCAGCTGGCGCAGCTGCGGAGCACCGTCGACGACGAGGTGCGCGGCACCGAGCTGCGCACGATCCTGGCCGCCACCGCCGCCGCGGGCTTCACCATCGGCGGCGAGAAGCTCAAGACCAAGCCGAAGGGGTTCGACGCCGACCACCCGCGAATCGACCTGCTCCGGCACAAGTCGATCACCGCGGGCAGGCAGTTCGGCGCCCCCGACTGGCTGGAGACGCCGCGCACCGCCGACGAGATCAGGACCGCATGGGAGGACGTGCGCCCCCTGGTCGAGTGGCTCTCCGCCGTCGTCGGCGGCGCGGGCGACTGA
- a CDS encoding DUF4190 domain-containing protein, whose product MSKVIGEDSGAEVVESGGKSAPVKSADIPAVEDAPAGDAPSEGAEDESTKARAAKPAAVEAPDDATAAPAGGKAPADGPAESVDDEVPRADAAQPLDDRAPETGDAKPTDDQDPETGDAQPTEERAPETGDAQPTDDRAPEAGGAQPTGGEASGLVRDAPESAEAVPSARAGTAADDQAAVEDVSEAADEPAPEELAAGEAAGHDEPSITVDGRTSGEGFAKPTAPPDADSAGTAAGAVPSTGVADSGDGAAPHAGGETSEDAAVSGEAGSDAAEAGPPAESAEAVGTVELSAVEVAEAPTVDQGAVADDVPLDKPHPPAAAEPTVFLPSTVFGGPIGHDTTARPPRAVPPPAPAGGQPVPAIHRPAPGRPSTPAASVAPPIGPPAPGPNPVPAGPPTGFPAITPPAPNPRTAFRPHPPSPPPAPVNGWKLGSPSAPAPRANDQPAPRNWLNQGAGETVRIPRGALTPDAGATVRIPADWQQNDPNYLPGKPLERQKTEVQLFAILSFVCAVAALFLVPILFGPAGIALGITGHTRREERGKWAAVTAGCAMIVGLAVQLAFGRNVIPGVNWP is encoded by the coding sequence GTGTCGAAGGTCATCGGCGAGGATTCGGGTGCGGAGGTCGTGGAGTCGGGCGGTAAGTCCGCGCCTGTGAAGTCGGCTGATATCCCGGCGGTCGAGGACGCCCCGGCCGGAGATGCGCCGAGCGAGGGCGCCGAGGACGAATCCACAAAGGCGCGCGCCGCGAAGCCTGCAGCGGTTGAGGCGCCGGACGACGCCACCGCAGCACCAGCGGGCGGCAAAGCTCCCGCCGATGGACCCGCGGAGTCCGTCGACGACGAGGTACCGCGAGCGGACGCCGCGCAGCCGTTAGACGACCGAGCCCCGGAGACGGGCGACGCGAAACCGACCGACGACCAAGACCCGGAGACGGGTGACGCACAGCCGACCGAGGAGCGAGCCCCGGAGACCGGTGATGCGCAGCCGACCGACGACCGAGCCCCGGAAGCAGGCGGCGCGCAGCCGACGGGCGGTGAAGCATCGGGCCTGGTCCGGGACGCCCCGGAATCGGCCGAGGCGGTTCCGAGTGCGCGTGCTGGCACGGCGGCCGATGATCAGGCGGCGGTCGAGGACGTCTCGGAAGCTGCCGACGAACCGGCTCCGGAGGAGCTCGCTGCGGGCGAGGCGGCGGGCCACGACGAACCCTCGATAACCGTCGATGGCCGAACCTCTGGCGAAGGATTCGCGAAGCCCACCGCGCCACCGGACGCGGATTCCGCGGGAACCGCCGCAGGTGCGGTGCCGAGTACGGGTGTTGCCGATTCCGGCGACGGTGCGGCGCCGCACGCGGGCGGGGAAACATCGGAGGATGCGGCTGTTTCCGGCGAAGCCGGGAGTGACGCGGCGGAGGCCGGGCCACCGGCCGAATCGGCCGAAGCCGTGGGCACCGTCGAACTCTCCGCGGTGGAAGTGGCCGAAGCGCCGACTGTCGACCAGGGCGCCGTCGCTGACGACGTCCCCCTGGACAAGCCGCACCCCCCTGCGGCTGCCGAGCCGACCGTCTTCCTCCCGAGCACGGTGTTCGGCGGGCCGATCGGCCACGATACGACGGCCCGTCCACCTCGTGCGGTCCCCCCACCCGCACCCGCAGGCGGCCAACCCGTGCCTGCGATTCACCGACCCGCGCCCGGCAGACCGAGTACCCCGGCGGCATCGGTCGCCCCGCCGATCGGCCCACCGGCACCCGGTCCGAACCCGGTCCCGGCGGGACCGCCGACCGGCTTCCCGGCGATAACCCCGCCCGCCCCGAACCCCCGGACCGCGTTCCGCCCGCACCCCCCTTCCCCTCCCCCGGCCCCGGTGAACGGCTGGAAGCTCGGCAGCCCGAGTGCCCCGGCACCGCGCGCGAACGACCAGCCCGCACCGCGGAACTGGCTGAACCAGGGCGCGGGCGAGACGGTGCGCATCCCGCGCGGCGCGCTCACCCCGGACGCGGGCGCGACCGTCCGCATCCCCGCCGACTGGCAGCAGAACGACCCGAACTACCTGCCCGGCAAACCCCTGGAACGGCAGAAGACGGAGGTCCAGCTTTTCGCCATCCTCAGTTTCGTCTGCGCCGTCGCCGCACTGTTCCTGGTCCCCATCCTTTTCGGCCCCGCGGGAATCGCGCTCGGAATCACCGGCCATACCCGCAGGGAGGAACGCGGGAAATGGGCGGCGGTCACGGCGGGGTGCGCGATGATTGTCGGGCTCGCGGTGCAGCTCGCGTTCGGCCGCAACGTGATCCCCGGCGTGAATTGGCCGTGA
- the glmU gene encoding bifunctional UDP-N-acetylglucosamine diphosphorylase/glucosamine-1-phosphate N-acetyltransferase GlmU — MPQQTAVVVLAAGAGTRMRSKTPKVLHSLAGRSMLAHALHAANEIDPAYLITVVGHDREQVGAAVAAVAAEQGREILPALQEEQLGTGHAVQCALRAVPEDFDGDLLVTSADVPLLDGHTLAALLDEHRSYAERPAVTVLTFVPDDANGYGRIVRDADGQVLEIVEHADATPEQAAITEVNSGVYAFDAKVLRSTITHLSTANAQHELYLTDVLRLAREDGHTVQGARLVDEAKVTGVNDRVQLAAATRTLNRYILERHMRAGVTVIDPATTWVDAGVRIGRDAVLRPGTQLFGATVIGEDAEIGPDSTLTDVLVGDGASVVRTHGSGAAIGAGSTVGPFAYLRPGTVLGESGKLGAFVETKNATIGDHSKVPHLTYVGDATIGEHSNIGASSVFVNYDGVRKHHTVVGSHVRTGSDTMFVAPITVGDGAYTAAGTVLRRSVPPGALAVSGGAQRNLDNWVPRNRPGTAAAHAATEAIAASDTASQATEQKDGEQQ, encoded by the coding sequence ATGCCACAGCAGACCGCCGTCGTCGTTCTCGCCGCTGGCGCCGGAACGCGAATGCGGTCGAAGACCCCCAAGGTGCTGCATTCGCTGGCCGGCCGGAGCATGCTCGCGCACGCGCTGCATGCGGCGAACGAGATCGACCCCGCATACCTCATCACCGTGGTCGGGCACGACCGCGAACAGGTCGGCGCCGCGGTCGCCGCGGTCGCCGCCGAGCAGGGGCGGGAGATCCTGCCCGCCCTGCAGGAGGAGCAGCTCGGCACCGGGCACGCGGTGCAGTGCGCACTGCGCGCGGTGCCGGAGGACTTCGACGGCGACCTGCTCGTCACCTCCGCCGACGTCCCGCTGCTCGACGGCCACACCCTGGCCGCGCTGCTCGACGAGCACCGCAGCTACGCCGAGCGCCCCGCCGTGACGGTGCTCACCTTCGTCCCGGACGACGCCAACGGCTACGGCCGGATCGTGCGCGACGCCGACGGCCAGGTGCTGGAGATCGTCGAGCACGCCGACGCCACCCCGGAGCAGGCCGCGATCACCGAGGTCAACTCCGGCGTCTACGCCTTCGACGCCAAGGTGCTGCGCAGCACCATCACCCACCTCTCCACCGCGAACGCCCAGCACGAGCTGTACCTCACCGACGTGCTCCGGCTCGCCCGCGAGGACGGCCACACCGTGCAGGGCGCCCGACTGGTGGACGAGGCCAAGGTCACCGGGGTCAACGACCGGGTGCAGCTGGCCGCCGCCACCCGCACGCTGAACCGCTACATCCTGGAGCGGCACATGCGCGCCGGGGTCACCGTGATCGACCCGGCCACCACCTGGGTCGACGCGGGCGTCCGGATCGGCAGGGACGCGGTGCTGCGGCCCGGGACGCAGCTCTTCGGCGCCACCGTGATCGGCGAGGACGCCGAGATCGGGCCGGACAGCACGCTCACCGACGTGCTGGTCGGCGACGGGGCGTCGGTGGTGCGCACGCACGGCTCCGGGGCCGCCATCGGGGCAGGCTCGACCGTCGGGCCGTTCGCCTACCTGCGACCGGGAACGGTGCTGGGCGAATCGGGCAAACTCGGCGCATTCGTGGAGACCAAGAACGCCACCATCGGCGATCACTCCAAGGTCCCGCACCTCACCTACGTCGGCGACGCCACCATCGGCGAGCACAGCAACATCGGCGCGTCGAGCGTCTTCGTCAACTACGACGGGGTGCGCAAGCACCACACCGTGGTCGGGTCGCACGTGCGCACCGGCAGCGACACGATGTTCGTCGCGCCGATCACCGTGGGTGACGGCGCCTATACGGCAGCGGGTACCGTACTGCGCAGAAGCGTCCCACCCGGCGCCCTCGCGGTGTCGGGCGGAGCGCAGCGCAATCTCGACAACTGGGTGCCGCGCAACCGGCCGGGAACCGCGGCGGCGCACGCGGCCACGGAGGCCATCGCGGCCAGCGACACAGCGAGTCAGGCAACAGAGCAAAAGGATGGCGAACAGCAGTGA
- a CDS encoding ribose-phosphate diphosphokinase, protein MTAFSTDNQKNLMLFAGRSHPELAEQVAKELDVHVTPQTAREFANGEIFVRFEESVRGSDAFVMQSFPAPLNQWLMEQLIMIDALKRGSAERITAVLPFYPYARQDKKHRGREPISARLVADLLKTAGAHRIITVDLHTDQIQGFFDGPVDHMHALFQLSEHVRANYSLDNVTVVSPDAGRVKVAEKWADALGGAPVAFIHKTRDPLVPNQVKSHRPVGDVDGRTCILIDDMIDTGGTIAEAVRVLREAGAVDVVIAATHGVLSAPAAERLAACGAREVVVTNTLPITEDKKFPQLTVLSIAPLLARTIREVFENGSVTGLFNGNA, encoded by the coding sequence GTGACCGCGTTCTCGACCGACAACCAGAAGAACCTCATGCTCTTCGCGGGGCGCAGCCATCCTGAGCTGGCCGAACAGGTCGCGAAGGAGCTGGACGTCCACGTCACCCCGCAGACCGCGCGGGAATTCGCGAACGGCGAGATCTTCGTCCGCTTCGAGGAGTCGGTGCGCGGCTCGGACGCCTTCGTCATGCAGAGCTTCCCGGCGCCGCTGAACCAGTGGCTCATGGAGCAGCTCATCATGATCGACGCGCTCAAGCGCGGCTCGGCCGAGCGGATCACCGCGGTGCTGCCCTTCTACCCGTACGCGCGGCAGGACAAGAAGCACCGCGGCCGCGAGCCCATCTCCGCCCGCCTCGTCGCCGACCTGCTGAAGACCGCCGGTGCGCACCGGATCATCACCGTCGACCTGCACACCGACCAGATCCAGGGCTTCTTCGACGGCCCGGTCGACCACATGCACGCGCTCTTCCAGCTCTCCGAGCACGTGCGGGCCAACTACAGCCTGGACAACGTCACCGTCGTCTCGCCGGACGCGGGCCGCGTGAAGGTCGCCGAGAAGTGGGCCGACGCGCTCGGCGGCGCGCCCGTCGCCTTCATCCACAAGACCCGCGACCCGCTGGTGCCGAACCAGGTCAAGTCGCACCGCCCGGTCGGCGACGTCGACGGCCGCACCTGCATCCTGATCGACGACATGATCGACACCGGCGGCACCATCGCCGAGGCCGTGCGCGTGCTGCGCGAAGCGGGCGCCGTCGACGTCGTGATCGCCGCCACGCACGGCGTCCTCTCCGCGCCCGCCGCCGAGCGGCTCGCCGCCTGCGGCGCCCGCGAGGTGGTGGTGACCAATACCCTGCCGATCACCGAGGACAAGAAGTTCCCGCAGCTCACGGTGCTCTCCATCGCGCCGCTGCTGGCCAGGACCATTCGCGAGGTGTTCGAGAACGGCTCGGTCACGGGACTGTTCAACGGCAACGCTTGA
- a CDS encoding TetR/AcrR family transcriptional regulator: protein MTGTQRRQQLIEIGRSIFAERGYDGTSIEEIALRAQVSKPVVYEHFGGKEGLYAVVVDREMSMLLDMITSSLTRNRSQERLEQVALALLTYIEERTDGFRILVRDQPAATADGRYSSLLNEAVNQVAHILGNDFGRRGFDTSLATLYAQALVGMVSTAATWWLDVREPSKEVVAAHLVNLCWNGLSHLEAAPRLTSQRRAGAGDAVEC from the coding sequence ATGACGGGTACCCAGCGGCGCCAGCAGCTGATCGAGATCGGCCGTTCGATCTTCGCCGAGCGCGGGTACGACGGCACCTCGATCGAGGAGATCGCGCTCCGCGCCCAGGTCTCGAAACCCGTGGTGTACGAGCACTTCGGCGGCAAGGAGGGGCTCTACGCGGTCGTCGTCGACCGGGAGATGTCGATGCTGCTCGACATGATCACCTCCTCGCTCACCCGCAACCGCTCGCAGGAGCGGCTGGAGCAGGTGGCGCTGGCGCTGCTGACCTACATCGAGGAGCGCACCGACGGGTTCCGCATCCTGGTCCGCGACCAGCCGGCGGCAACCGCCGACGGGCGCTACTCCAGCCTGCTCAACGAGGCGGTGAACCAGGTCGCGCACATCCTCGGCAACGACTTCGGGCGGCGCGGTTTCGACACCAGCCTCGCCACCCTCTACGCTCAGGCGCTGGTCGGGATGGTCTCCACCGCCGCGACCTGGTGGCTGGACGTGCGCGAACCGTCGAAGGAAGTGGTGGCCGCGCATCTGGTGAACCTGTGCTGGAACGGTCTGAGCCACCTGGAGGCGGCTCCCCGGCTGACCTCGCAGCGCAGGGCCGGAGCCGGGGACGCGGTCGAGTGTTAG
- a CDS encoding ergothioneine biosynthesis protein EgtC yields MCRHLGYVGPAVPVGTVLTRGPHSLRTQAWAPRDMRGGGTINADGFGVAWWRAPDSVPAGSAERGADAPDPSMPAVHPSTPGGPVAAPGPAGAVAPGETPSDREPRPEPIVTRYRNPAPIWTDPAVDEVLPQLSSTAVLAAVRSATVGTPIERTACAPFTDGRWAFSHNGVVPDWRLALSAALSDLDIAATTAGATRRFQTIDLLAAEAPTDAAALWVLLRGLLGAVEPGDADGPAAALRDLAAAVLGHAPDSRLTLLLGNGERLWATTVHHGMSALVTADSAVLASEPYDDDPGWQPIADHMLVTAAPGDLTVQPLLDAKEGAPR; encoded by the coding sequence ATGTGCCGCCACCTGGGATACGTGGGCCCCGCCGTGCCCGTCGGCACTGTGCTGACCAGGGGCCCGCACTCGCTGCGGACCCAGGCGTGGGCACCGAGGGACATGCGCGGCGGGGGGACGATCAACGCCGACGGGTTCGGCGTGGCCTGGTGGCGTGCGCCGGATTCCGTGCCTGCCGGGTCGGCGGAGCGGGGGGCCGACGCGCCCGATCCGTCCATGCCCGCTGTCCACCCGTCCACGCCCGGCGGGCCGGTTGCCGCGCCGGGACCGGCAGGTGCCGTCGCACCGGGGGAGACGCCCTCCGACCGGGAGCCCCGGCCGGAGCCGATCGTGACCCGCTACCGCAACCCCGCGCCGATCTGGACCGACCCCGCTGTGGACGAGGTGCTCCCGCAGCTCAGCTCCACCGCGGTGCTCGCCGCGGTGCGCTCGGCGACGGTCGGCACCCCGATCGAGCGCACCGCCTGCGCGCCGTTCACCGACGGCCGCTGGGCCTTCAGCCACAACGGCGTCGTCCCGGACTGGCGGCTCGCGCTCTCCGCCGCCCTCTCGGACCTGGACATCGCGGCCACCACCGCGGGCGCCACCCGCCGCTTCCAGACCATCGACCTGCTCGCCGCCGAGGCCCCCACCGACGCCGCCGCGCTCTGGGTGCTGCTGCGCGGCCTGCTCGGCGCCGTCGAACCCGGCGACGCCGACGGCCCGGCCGCGGCGCTGCGCGACCTGGCGGCGGCGGTGCTCGGGCACGCGCCGGATTCCCGGCTCACCCTGCTGCTCGGCAACGGTGAGCGGCTCTGGGCCACCACCGTCCACCACGGGATGTCCGCGCTGGTCACCGCCGATTCCGCGGTGCTCGCCTCGGAGCCCTACGACGACGACCCCGGCTGGCAACCCATCGCCGACCACATGCTGGTGACCGCCGCCCCCGGCGACCTCACCGTCCAGCCCCTGCTCGATGCCAAGGAAGGCGCCCCGCGATGA
- the egtD gene encoding L-histidine N(alpha)-methyltransferase, which translates to MTAPTLEIHLSDADLTAALRTDATTGLTSAPKTLPPKWFYDARGSELFERITALPEYYPTRTERALLERVVDEIAAAAEAEVLVELGAGSAAKTRLLLTAARAAGPLKTYVPQDVSAAALRESTREIAAEFPDLAVHGVVSDFTDTLHNLPGGGRRMVVFLGGTIGNLVPAERAEFLASIHDVLEPGERLLLGAGLVIDPAILVPAYDDAAGVTAEFNRNVLHVLNNRLAADFEPEKFAHVALWDAEREWIEMRLEAAEDMTVRVRELDLEVRFARGEQMRTEISAKFRVEGLRAELDAAGFDTEHTWTDPENRFVLVLAGRR; encoded by the coding sequence ATGACCGCACCGACGCTGGAGATCCACCTGTCCGACGCCGACCTCACCGCCGCGCTCCGCACCGACGCGACCACCGGCCTGACCTCCGCACCGAAGACCCTGCCCCCCAAGTGGTTCTACGACGCCCGCGGCAGCGAGCTCTTCGAGCGGATCACCGCGCTGCCCGAGTACTACCCGACCCGCACCGAGCGCGCCCTGCTGGAGCGCGTGGTCGACGAGATCGCCGCCGCCGCCGAGGCCGAGGTGCTCGTCGAACTCGGTGCGGGCTCCGCCGCCAAGACCCGGCTGCTGCTCACCGCCGCCCGCGCCGCCGGACCGCTGAAAACCTATGTGCCGCAGGACGTCTCCGCCGCCGCGCTCCGAGAGTCGACCAGGGAGATCGCCGCCGAGTTCCCCGACCTCGCGGTGCACGGCGTGGTCAGCGACTTCACCGACACGCTGCACAACCTGCCCGGCGGCGGCAGGCGCATGGTGGTCTTCCTCGGCGGCACCATCGGCAACCTGGTGCCCGCCGAGCGCGCCGAGTTCCTGGCGAGCATCCACGACGTGCTGGAGCCGGGGGAGCGGCTGCTGCTCGGCGCCGGCCTCGTCATCGACCCCGCGATCCTCGTCCCCGCCTACGACGATGCCGCCGGGGTCACCGCGGAGTTCAACCGCAATGTCCTGCACGTGCTGAACAACCGCCTCGCCGCCGACTTCGAGCCGGAGAAGTTCGCGCACGTCGCGCTCTGGGACGCCGAGCGGGAGTGGATCGAGATGCGGCTGGAGGCGGCCGAGGACATGACCGTCCGGGTCCGCGAACTCGACCTCGAGGTGCGGTTCGCCCGCGGCGAGCAGATGCGCACCGAGATCTCGGCCAAATTCCGCGTCGAGGGCCTGCGCGCCGAGCTGGACGCCGCCGGGTTCGACACCGAACACACCTGGACCGATCCGGAGAATCGGTTCGTGCTGGTGCTCGCCGGGCGGAGGTAG